From Rhododendron vialii isolate Sample 1 chromosome 7a, ASM3025357v1:
CAACATCAGAGAAATACCCATCCGTCCACAGGTCTCGATTGAGGGGTATAGCTCCTGTACCAATTAGTATAGGAAAAAAATACCCACTTACAACTACAATCAAAGCATAGAATAGAGCCTTTGGCAGAGTCTTCTTCGGATTTTCAATCTCTCCCGTTAACGTACTTATCCCATCCCAGTAATTTAAGTTCCAGAATAGTGTGTTTATGAACAAATTCCAGTCAACACTGTGTAAATCTACCACTAACCATCTTTTAGGCCTTAACTTCGGTATCGCGATAAGTCCCATAAAACCAAAAGGAAGGAGTGAGAGAACCCCCAACAGAACAGCAGCCCATCCTACAATGGTTAAACCCCTATAATTAACGTAAGTGAGGATAGCAGTCAAACCTAGCATCGCTCCGACTCTAGGCAAACCACCAGATAATGCCGGGATTGCCGACTTTACATAGTCGAGGAACATAACCGGGTATAGAGCATTATCGATGACCCCGCTTAGCCATTTCATCCAACCTATTTGAAACCCCCAATATTCACCCAATGCGGATGAAACCCAAATCACATAGCCACCGTCTTCTGGAAACATGGTGCCCATTTCTGCAGTTATTAGGGCTTCAGGTACACTCCATATAAAGGGAAATACCAAAAAACCCATTAAGGCTAGAAGGGGGCCAGCTGCATGTACTGTATCCTCAACCCCGAATGGTCCCCCCGATACCCCATAGAAGATGAGGAAAACAAGGGGCAATATTGAGACTTTCCCATTAGTTCCCCTAGGAGAATGAGTTACTCTGTTAATACCAACATTTGATGCACCATTGTGTATCCCCATTGCCCCCATTGCAATGGAAGTCCGCTTGTCAGTTGTATCCCCCATTTTCTGCATTCAGAACCAAGAAACATAAATATCTATTGGGAGGTTACCAGATCAAACAATTGAGAAATTCACATCATCAAAGACACTTCTCATGTAGTCATAGGAATAACACAGAAGAATTGGCCGATTTGAACAAGGAAAACGGTTTTTGCTCTACACTTTCTCATCTTTCTCATTAATGCATTCCAAACTTCGTCTTTTAGTGCTTGTTTTGTGTACAATTTTAAGCACTAAAGACAAACTTTGAACTACAGTTATGATAAAAGCGGAGTGCAAAATCATTACCCTTTAAATAATTCAGAGATGAttaaataattagaaaattagtcttaggtccattatgtgaCCTTCATAAGCTCACAAATctacctattaattttgtaaggtctcaagtccattctagggtaccctagagtaaGGTAGAGCACCTTAaggtttaagcactttcataagattttagtgCGCACATTTTTTATTACaggatagggtaccctaaagTAGGATAGATTACCCTAGCGtatggtaccctagggtttacacaattttatagggttttagggtgcatttttctattatagggttttagtggtttaggctcTTTTATAGGGTTTaaagttttaggcactttcatagagtaccTTAGAGTTTAGGTTGTGTGGACTCGTGGCTTTGCAAAACTATTAAAACTATTaagtggacttgtgggcttatgaaatgtctataATGGAAATCTCCCATAAATAATTCAGAGATGATAATTTTTTAGACATACCAAATGGGTTCCTAAAATAACAGCCAAGATAAGCTAGTGTTTTGCCCCATCGCAAAAGTATAAGTTTGCCTGTAAGCTGAATtcctcaattactgcatcctAAATCGTACTTATCAAACATATATAAACTAATATCAAACCAAAGAGACTTGTCATTAATTAGTCCCAACTATCAATGAAGGGTTTATCAGAAGTTTAAACAAAACCATATTGGGTTCAAAACTGTCCCTAAAACGGTGCATTGAGATGTGAAGAAACCACTGACAAGTAcaaatttccaacaaaaaattcaagGAAACAAAGCTGTACAAAGGGAGTAAAATTCGGTAaaggaaaaaaccaaacaaaacgaACAAACCATGAGAGAAGAAATGCGTCTTAATTTGTGGGATTGGGTAGAAGATCTCCGTCGTCATCGTATTTGTAGAACGATTCTCTAAAGGGAACACTCCAGACTGTTCATAGCTCCAACCGCCGAAATATCcatccatgagagagagagagagagagagagagagagagagagagtggtagtATAAAATGGTTGAATTCGTTTTGGGTGGGGTTATTTGCCAATAATGTGGTATGCATtcaggagaaaaagaaaaacaataatgTGGTATGCTCAATTTTGATTACCGTCCAGATCTGCTACTGTCCAGATTTGCTCCCGTAGATGTTGTTCAATTCCGATTACTTGGTTCTGTTTAGCTTGCTTGCTCTGTACCTATCCATTATGAGCAAGTCGTGCTATTGCTTGTTAATGGGTACTGCCTCAATTTGAGAAGTGATCTGCTAGGTTGCTTGGTTGGGACATTTCTTTTGTTGGTATTATTAAGGTgttgttttccttcccttttactagatggattggaaacaaCGTATATCTTTTAGCCTTGTAGCCTTTTGGCATAAGTAATTTTctttactcttgttttgttttttcctttctttcctcctggggtatgccccttgtaggctgtatattcgattaacctctttttcaatttcaagctgttttatccaaaaaaagagaggcccTTAATATGTTGAAGATCCGTGAAGACAAGACTCCACAACAAGATAGATGAAAAGTTTTTAGTAAATTCTTTGATCACTTATATTGAGCAACATATTGCTCTGAGGGTTTGAAATAGACTCTATTGTAGATGTCACATGAAAGAGTCTCTAACAAAGTTTAAAGATGCCTGATTCTAGTAGATAGGA
This genomic window contains:
- the LOC131333418 gene encoding probable polyamine transporter At1g31830 isoform X1, with the translated sequence MVTVQTETEEVDDQVGRQSSVRREQEVGPNKEYGNTSTEDGDELLAINSKKMGDTTDKRTSIAMGAMGIHNGASNVGINRVTHSPRGTNGKVSILPLVFLIFYGVSGGPFGVEDTVHAAGPLLALMGFLVFPFIWSVPEALITAEMGTMFPEDGGYVIWVSSALGEYWGFQIGWMKWLSGVIDNALYPVMFLDYVKSAIPALSGGLPRVGAMLGLTAILTYVNYRGLTIVGWAAVLLGVLSLLPFGFMGLIAIPKLRPKRWLVVDLHSVDWNLFINTLFWNLNYWDGISTLTGEIENPKKTLPKALFYALIVVVSGYFFPILIGTGAIPLNRDLWTDGYFSDVAKLVGGVWLRVWIQVAAAMSTIGMFEAEMSGDSFQLLGMAERGMLPTFFAKRSLYGTPLVGILFSASGIILLSWLSFEEIVAAENFLYCFGMILEFISFIRLRIKYPATSRPFKIPVGTVGSILLCIPPTISIGVVLALSSLKVAVISLVAVVIGLVMQPCLKHVEKKKWLKFSENSDLPDPLCDAAHEDTETLIH
- the LOC131333418 gene encoding probable polyamine transporter At1g31830 isoform X2, with product MKMGDTTDKRTSIAMGAMGIHNGASNVGINRVTHSPRGTNGKVSILPLVFLIFYGVSGGPFGVEDTVHAAGPLLALMGFLVFPFIWSVPEALITAEMGTMFPEDGGYVIWVSSALGEYWGFQIGWMKWLSGVIDNALYPVMFLDYVKSAIPALSGGLPRVGAMLGLTAILTYVNYRGLTIVGWAAVLLGVLSLLPFGFMGLIAIPKLRPKRWLVVDLHSVDWNLFINTLFWNLNYWDGISTLTGEIENPKKTLPKALFYALIVVVSGYFFPILIGTGAIPLNRDLWTDGYFSDVAKLVGGVWLRVWIQVAAAMSTIGMFEAEMSGDSFQLLGMAERGMLPTFFAKRSLYGTPLVGILFSASGIILLSWLSFEEIVAAENFLYCFGMILEFISFIRLRIKYPATSRPFKIPVGTVGSILLCIPPTISIGVVLALSSLKVAVISLVAVVIGLVMQPCLKHVEKKKWLKFSENSDLPDPLCDAAHEDTETLIH